A single genomic interval of uncultured Sphaerochaeta sp. harbors:
- the pdxT gene encoding pyridoxal 5'-phosphate synthase glutaminase subunit PdxT has product MRVGVLALQGGFVEHVHALNKLGIPSLEIRSPQDLQTPFDALILPGGESTVMGRLLRELDLYYPLMDLIAQGLPVWGTCAGMILLASELEGGTDTHLALMPITVQRNAFGRQLGSFSSLGMFEGIGEIPMTFIRAPVILKADKNVHKLAEYDGFSVAARYDTMLVTAFHPELTDDTRVLQYFLGMTGCRH; this is encoded by the coding sequence ATGAGAGTTGGTGTATTAGCACTGCAAGGAGGGTTTGTAGAGCATGTTCACGCATTGAACAAGCTAGGGATCCCTTCCCTTGAGATTCGCAGTCCCCAAGATCTACAGACTCCGTTTGATGCCTTGATCCTTCCTGGTGGGGAGAGCACAGTCATGGGTAGACTTCTCAGGGAACTTGACCTCTATTACCCCCTCATGGATTTGATCGCTCAGGGATTGCCGGTATGGGGGACCTGTGCCGGCATGATACTGCTTGCGAGTGAGTTGGAAGGAGGGACCGATACCCATCTAGCGCTCATGCCCATCACGGTCCAGAGAAATGCATTCGGTCGGCAACTTGGGAGTTTTTCCTCCCTTGGCATGTTTGAGGGTATTGGCGAAATTCCCATGACGTTTATCCGAGCCCCAGTTATTCTGAAGGCAGACAAGAATGTACACAAGTTAGCAGAGTATGATGGCTTCAGCGTTGCAGCAAGATATGATACGATGCTGGTGACTGCGTTTCATCCGGAGTTGACGGATGATACTCGGGTCCTCCAGTATTTTCTGGGGATGACAGGCTGCAGACACTAA
- the pdxS gene encoding pyridoxal 5'-phosphate synthase lyase subunit PdxS yields the protein MSERNVLNKNLAQMLKGGVIMDVTSSEQAKIAEDAGACAVMALERIPADIRAAGGVSRMSDPILIQQIQEAVSIPVMAKVRIGHIVEAQILEALEIDFIDESEVLSPADDLYHIDKQQFSVPFVCGARDLGEALRRIGEGASMIRTKGEPGTGDIVQAVRHMRLIQQQMRKVQSMREDELFEEAKLLQVPYDLLRSVFEGGKLPVVNFAAGGVATPADAALMMQLGAEGVFVGSGIFKSGDPKKRANAIVKAVTNYQDPKMLAELSKNLGEAMIGINEQEIALLMAERGV from the coding sequence ATGAGTGAACGAAATGTATTGAATAAGAATCTTGCTCAGATGCTCAAGGGAGGGGTAATCATGGATGTTACCTCTTCAGAACAAGCCAAAATAGCTGAGGATGCAGGAGCTTGTGCCGTGATGGCGTTGGAGAGAATCCCTGCCGATATCCGTGCAGCCGGGGGAGTTTCGCGTATGAGTGACCCAATCCTGATCCAACAGATCCAGGAAGCGGTTTCCATCCCGGTCATGGCAAAGGTGCGCATAGGCCATATCGTTGAGGCCCAGATTCTTGAAGCCTTGGAGATTGATTTTATTGATGAGAGTGAGGTCCTCTCCCCAGCCGATGACCTCTATCATATCGACAAGCAACAATTCTCCGTACCTTTTGTCTGTGGAGCACGTGACTTGGGTGAAGCTCTTCGTAGGATAGGCGAGGGTGCGAGTATGATCAGGACCAAGGGAGAACCCGGGACAGGGGATATTGTCCAGGCTGTTCGGCATATGCGCTTGATCCAGCAACAGATGAGGAAGGTCCAATCCATGCGCGAGGATGAGTTGTTTGAGGAAGCAAAGCTTCTTCAGGTTCCCTACGATCTATTGCGAAGTGTGTTTGAAGGCGGAAAGCTTCCTGTGGTCAACTTCGCCGCCGGTGGGGTAGCTACCCCTGCTGACGCCGCACTAATGATGCAGCTTGGAGCAGAAGGAGTGTTTGTGGGTTCAGGTATCTTCAAGTCTGGAGATCCAAAGAAACGGGCAAATGCCATTGTGAAGGCTGTTACGAATTATCAGGATCCCAAGATGTTGGCTGAGCTCTCAAAGAATCTGGGAGAAGCCATGATTGGTATCAATGAACAGGAAATTGCCCTTCTTATGGCTGAGCGTGGCGTATGA